GACTTCTGTCGATTTGAGGCTCTTCTTGAGGGTTTTTATCATTTCGGATGCGCTCTTTACTGTTTCAGCCAGCCTGTCAACCGGAATGTCGCCCGAATTCATCTTTTCAACCAGAGCCTCAAGCTCCCTGAGTATTTCCGAATAGGTTTTTTTCTTCATGATTTCTCCTTTGTCTCGACAATGCTTGTCAGGCTGCCCTTTGAAAGGACAGTCTTCAACCTGTCGCCGTTTTGAATTCCGGCGCTGTCCGTTAATGCCTTGCCTTCAGGGGTCATGGTGATGCTGAACCCCCTTTTGAGTATGGATGCCGGGTCCATGATGGCAAGCAGATTATCATACTCAATAAGTCTCGATTCCGCTGTGCTCATTATTGCACGGACTGCAGGCTTCACGGAGCGCTCGATAATGGCGAGTCTGTTTCCGGCAAGCGCCGATGCACGCGCCGCCGCCATGCCCAATCTTCCTGCTGCCGCATGGATGGAGGAATCAAGAGCTTTCGTCATTTTCGATACGGATACCGACATCCTGTATGCAATCATCTTAAGCCTGTCGTTTTCCTTTTCAGTGTATGACCGGGCTGAATCATCAAGCGCTGAGAGTGCGTCGATAATCCTCTGACGGAAATCATCAAGTCTGGCAGTAAGAAATCTGGCGGTATCAGTGGGCGTTACAAAATGCATGTA
This genomic window from Desulfomonilia bacterium contains:
- the xseB gene encoding exodeoxyribonuclease VII small subunit, encoding MKKKTYSEILRELEALVEKMNSGDIPVDRLAETVKSASEMIKTLKKSLKSTEVEIAEILKSIDDGSPFSE